Genomic DNA from Candidatus Pantoea bituminis:
CATTATTATCAGCTGTTCCTGCAACTGACTGTTGAGAAGCTCCGGCCGATTGCGGTCAAAAAAGTCCGCACGGTTCCAAAAAGCACGTTCAATAAGGTCACGTTGAGAGAGGAAAGGTTCTGAAATTTCGCATCCGATGCTGAAGCAAGCATCCCTTCACTGGCTACCTCAATGCGCCGACACATGCTTTCAACAATATCACTCACGTCGATTTCAGCAGCTGCGCGATAAAGTGCGCAGGTAACGTCATAACGTTCTGTTTTAATGTTGATGTATTCACTGATAACGCCCTGAACCATTTGGGTATACGGGGCGCCCTGCAAGGTCTCACATACTTTTTCAATTCGTCCGGCGAGATGGTCTAAATAGTGATCAATCAATGCAAAGAACAGCGCCTGCTTGTTAGGAAAATATTGGTAAAGCGAACCCACCGACACCCCTGCCCGCTCGGCTACTCGCGTAGTGGTCAATTGCGAGGTTCCACTACTCAGTAAAACCTGAATAGTGGCTTCGAGAATAACGTCGACGGTAGCAGCTGATCTTCTCTGGCGCGGTGATCTACGCGGGTTATAGCTGGACAGGGTTTTCAACGTCATACGCGAATTCTTTTTAGTGAAGGATTATTCATATTATAGAGGACACCCTCTTCACTAATAAATCTAAAGGAGTAAGCGATGACCGTTTCACTTGCGCTGGTCACGGGCGGCAACAAAGGTATCCGCTATGAAATCGCGAAACAGCTGGCGCTGGCGGGTACCAAGGTATTACTTGGGGCACGCAATTCAGCCCGCGGGCAGGCGGCGGCTAATACATTGATGAACGAAGGACTTGATGTTTCATTCCTTCAAATTGATATTTGCGACGGTGAAAACATCGCTGCGGCGGCGGAACACATCGAAAATGCATACGGTCGTCTGGACATTCTGGTTAACAATGCCGGCATTGCAGATGCCCGTGATGGTTTACCGGGTAGCACTTCGCCAGACACAGTACGTCATGTACTTGAAACCAATTTTATCGGACCGCTGGCTGTTA
This window encodes:
- a CDS encoding TetR/AcrR family transcriptional regulator: MTLKTLSSYNPRRSPRQRRSAATVDVILEATIQVLLSSGTSQLTTTRVAERAGVSVGSLYQYFPNKQALFFALIDHYLDHLAGRIEKVCETLQGAPYTQMVQGVISEYINIKTERYDVTCALYRAAAEIDVSDIVESMCRRIEVASEGMLASASDAKFQNLSSLNVTLLNVLFGTVRTFLTAIGRSFSTVSCRNS